The DNA region gcaaagcggttgtagtgccggataagtaagtaagtaagagcgtagagactatcataaacttaacaaaaaaaagagagtaatagaaaactaaggagaataactaaagggaattagaagaaaaaatacggttacggaaagagttaagagaggagcCTAAATCAAAgtgatagtaaaagtggttaaacaacctgaaacaggacagaagagggtcattgaaagtataaagagtatgacgtgtttcaattgacagaggatcacgtggacgaagagaacgagagggaacatacagcgagatggacgagagtaaatcaggagcatcagtagcagaaagtaataagccaccaataaaacaagcctgaaacacttggcggcggaagcttaaggagtgaagattgaataactgcaatcgcgtttcatagggaggtagtgaggcagcaccgaacaaacgacgaaaggcaatcctggtaaagaggcgctgaatgctttcaattctcgaacagccatcaatagtaggaggattccagatgatgctagcatattcaagaataggccttaccaaagcacaataaaggattcttaggatgctttgatctctaaacatagaggtaaaacgtaagataaacccaagggttcgatttgcttttagtagcacctcatcaagctgcagtttaaagttaagacgacagtcaagtataataccaaggtcacggatggacataacacgaaagagggaagcgctagagagagtatagttaaataaaataggagaaagagagtgagagaaagaaataacagaacatttttcgggacacaggcgaagtaaattggatgaacaccaatgagcaaatgcattgaggtaatgctgaagtcccagacaatcagaagaagaagacacaggtaaaaagattttgatatcatccgcataaaggagatgaccatcaggaggtaaaacattacaaacatcattgatgaacaaagaaaacagaagtggacttagcacacaaccctgagggacacctgacgtacaaaaaaactcctcagataagtacgacccggttttaaccctgcatgatcgattacttaaatatgaggacagccagctaataatgccatcaccaaaaccaagtttagacaATTTAGCTAATAATAAAGAGTGAGGTAAACTatcaaataatgttttattacaaACTGTTTCTAAATCCAGGTTTACTTAAATCAATGATTACTCTAATAATCTTACAGTTTCATTTGCAGAATATCGTGAAAAGACGAGTCCGAATTCTACGATGTCTAGTTTTCTGAACTATGTGTATTGTTATCAAATCTACTTCACTATATTTTATGAGAGAGTGTTCTTTCAATCTCGAATCTCGAATTCAAAGAAGTTGAATTAGAAGAGTTGCACTTAATTCTATCCACAATATTAACTATAGCCAgctttttcccaaaaaaaaaaagaaaagtcaCTTCCAACCTGATGATCTCGAAGGAATCTGAGGTTCGCTAAGCGTCGCAGTTAATTGCAGCGATCATATTATTGCCGCGGAAGCTGACATCATCTTAGTCACCTGAAGCTTCACTCCAGCCTGACGTTCATCTCTGAGGAATTTGTGAGGTTCGATCGGAGCGTCACAAGAGCGTCGCAGTTCATTGCAGCGTGAACGTCATATAGCCGCGTTGGCTGACTTCATCTCATAGTCACAAGCTAGCCACAGACATGTTCTAGCATGTCCAGGAGCATGTCTCTACACGTGTATATCAACCTTCTGGACCGAATGCCTACCTTCCACAGCGTTGTTACATGTGCATCGTTATTCAATCattctacaaaaaaactcccaacCAGCATCCCATCCCAGCCACAGCAATCATGGGAGTAAAGATTTACAGCTTTGCTTGCTGTGTTTTCGTTGtcgttattgttgttgttgtagtgtGCGCTAACAGAATGTTAGAGATGGGTGACAAGGTGTGCCCAGCATCCCTCCTCCAAGCAGTGTTGGAGAGCACCGCTGGTTAATTGGTTTGGagacacgtgtgtgtgtgtgtgtgtgtgtgtgtgtgtgtgtgtgtgtgtgtgtgtgtgtgtgtgtgtgtgagtgacaAGTGTTATGACTCAGACACATCCGGGCCAGCCCTCTCCCGCTTTGCTCTGTACACCTTCCTGCCTGTGAACCACTTTGTTACAAgctttgacagcgatttgATCGACGGTTTGATTGGTGAATAATTTTCGTACGAAGAAAATTTGTCATCGTCCCTCCGCACCAGGGCTGCTGATGGCACTGaatgagtttgtgtgtgtgtgtgttttttgtgtttgtttcattctttAGCTTTGCCAACTATGCACTTTTTTCTGCTTCGGTtgattggtggtggtggtggtggtgcgaacTGTGCTAGATCCATTTGCCTGGAAGGGAAACTAATAGAACGGCCAAACATAGGGGCGAAGGGAGGAGGTGGGTAGAGTACAGGTGAGAGGTTATGGCTTGGGGGGGCGGTAATGTAAACTAACAAATATAATGAAGACACATGCACATATGAGCGAGAAGGTGGAGCTCAGCGAGCATTCGGATGCAGCGGCAGGCGACGAACTTGGACGAACGAGTTTTGTGCGATAATCGGGGACAGGAAGGAGAATGCTGGATGGCCAGTGGAGGTTGATTGGAGCATAAGGTCGAtaatgtgtgttgtttgcattaccatacatgcacacacacacacacatacacagtaaATGGCAATTTACGAGTGACGCTAGATATTCGCTTTGCCATGGATTTTGCCACGGTCACGGTCAatcggtatgtgtgtgtgggtaggtATGTATAGTGAGGTAGGTAGTGTAGAAGAGGCCCCGGATGTGCCATCTCGTCATCTTGCATGGTACATTAGAACCGACAGCATAAACTGCTAATCCCTTGCCTGCCAACTCTCCTTTCTTTCTGGAggatataatttttttatcagCTCCACACGTTTGCTTCCCTTAAAAATTACTCATCCCTCTCCCCAAACAACAGTCCCTAAGTTTATCTGTGGTAACCATGGACGAATTTaagtgtatgcgtgtgtgtgtgcaagcttGATTGCTTATTGGAGCGTTTTCGAGATTCGAGACAAGATTGAAGCCATTTTTCGATTTGCGACACTTGCGTttactattttgttttttttttgcgtatccTGATTCCTAACCTGATTACTTTTGTGGTGGTGAAGGAGGAGGGGGAAGTGATGGGTTTTGTGGTATGATAGAAATATGGATGCTTGATCGCTTGCGTTGCTTTGAGAATGTTTATAAATCGTTAGTTATGATCGACATTTAAAACATCCCATGTTGAAGAGCATTACTCACTAGACGGAGTTTAGGTACTCTGGTTTGTCATAAATTGATTTTGCCAATGCCagattttttgcaattttgctggtttgtttgaGATGTAAATCATGCAAAGCTAGTTACTTTTAATTCGCGCAACAAATCCAACCAACAATTACGTCAAAGTCCCCCTTAATGGGGGCATGTCCATTTGGTACCTAACGAGCAGGACAGGCTCTATTCTTATTATAATTGCCTAACCATCTGCAGGACATTCATTAGATCAAGACGATGAAGGACGGTTGTCaggaaggaacaaaaacaaagcaccaAAATCTCTGCCAATCTCCCATCGAATTCTGCCCAATCAATATTCAAATCCTTCGCCGCGTACAAGGGTCGGCCCTCTACTGGCCACTGCCTACTGTATTATTGCAGGTTAATTAATTGCTCCCTTAATTTCTCGGACATCGGCTCATCTTCCAACGTCCGCCTCGGCTCGCAACGGCCCAGGCACAATAAGATTATCCCCAAATGAGCGGCGCGTAGCTTACGGGACACTTACCATTGACGGGCATCGTGGCCGGATTGGTCGCTCGTTCGTCTTTTGGTGTCGCCATCGGCAAACGGGGTCccgggggtggtggtgtgatGCGGTTTGGTTGCGCCTGTTGCGCTTTTCAAGCGAAGAAGACGTGCGAATCACTTGACTCCAAAGACGACAATGGCGGTCTCGTCCTGCCAGGATCCGGGGGACAGTGGGTGTGTTGTGCCGTGGTAAATTGATTGTAGACCGCCACTAAAACCGCCAACTGCTGcaacgcgcgcgctctctctctctctctcacacacacacacacacgtgcactgtacgtgtgcgtgtgtgtgcgcgcgtggtGCTGGAGCAATGTCCAGTCCCGGGGGTGCCGATTGCGGGGATGCGCACTGCGTGGGTGCGGGTGGGGCGAAGCAGTTTACGCTGATTGCCGCTGGTGCGTCCCGGTGGTGCCGGGGGCAATCGTCGGCggtgctgtggctgctgctacGGCAAAACGGCCAGCGCTGGTAGTGCAGCAATGATGCATCGTGTTCGTTCGTTTATTAATCACGGAGTACGCGCGgggatcccccccccccccccccacaacgGGATACGACACaggacacacaccacaccgacACAGGAGGACACAGGAAAAACACTTTCGCTTCGATCGATCAAAGTcactagacacacacacacaagcgcgcgcgaGGGCTACGATGGTACGTTGTCGTCGGCACGGATTTGCTGCGCGTAATAAATTGCCCTAATTGATGCCTGGAAATCAAAAACAGCGAGAGCAGGCAGCGTGTATAAAGGATGCGTTTTCGTTTGCGGAACCATTTGGGGATGGGAAGACACAGCCAAACAGCCGAACGGACAGCTGCTCCATTCACTGACTTCTAAGCTTCGGCAAGGCAGCtgtaacacacgcacgcagttCTCGGCACTCGAAAAGAATACGCAAAGGATACGTGCAAGAACTTTATACTCTGAAGGAACTGACTCACACAACAATTTATCACACACAAGCATAGGTCTGATCCGCTGATGTCTCTGTAGGCGCGAACTCCACTTCCACCCAAATGCTAAACTGTCTCAGACACGCTCGCTCCTCACAGGAAGCCGTAGCATTGCTTCGGGAAGGACTGTTCAcgtttgcacaaaaaaaaaccaaaaaggtagcaaaaaaaatccgaaTTTTGGGGGATTTGCCAGCGGTGTGCCACTGTGTTTGTctctgtgtgcgcgcgcggtgTGTTTCTGGTTCGGGCTAGAAAGGGTTTCCGGTGTTCCCGCAGTTATCACATGTGCACACTGTGCACACCACCGTTCCCAACTGGGGTTTGGTATGCACTTCTCGGCTGATTATATTGCACATTCGcaatcgcagcagcagcaggtgcagTGTCGCGGCCCGACCTCGTCTCCTCTCCGCGCGcaaccatcatcagcatctcgctctctctctttctctctctctctctctctatctctctctctctctctctctctctctctctctctctctctctctctctcttgctagTGAGCGTTGCTCTGCCTGTTTTTGGGTGGGTGGGAAGTGCAGCAAAAACGCTACCCTGACGGATGCCTGGGTTTCTGGATTGTCTCGGGTCCCGGCACCGTTTCCCGGTGAACTTGTCGTCCCTCCGGAAAGTGGTGCCGATTCGTTTAGAGgaaaatgtgtgcgtgtgtgcgtgtgtgcgtgtgtgtgtgtgcgtgcgcccGCGCACCCACCAGAGAGCGAGCTACGACCTGTCCCGTGCGGTGTGCGTACTCTGATGAGAAAGGTCACCCAGCAGCAGGCCCGCAGGTTCTTACTGCGCTGGGCGAAACCTGTCGTAGGCGGCTCGCATCAAATGGAGTTAgatgtagagagagagagagagagagagagaaagagagagcgagagagcgaaatagtgaaaacaCCACCAGTGAGATAAagcaatacagggttttcaaagGTGTTCTCATGGCTGTGGGACGCTTTATTGAGTCTTTCTGaattgaaatgaacttaatgtaatgggaattggactctatagcacccttgttggacaattccaataggaattttcgAGAAGCATGTCCAAAAAgagtgccatagagtccaatttccaacaggtgaagttcacttccaataggaaTAAGTCAAGGAAGAGTCCCACAACAATGAGAAcacctggaaaaccctgtatattgAGCTGCGTACGAGGCAACAAACAATCTCCCGAAAAACGCTACCCAATTTCGAGACACGGAAATATGgacgaaagaaaagaagggaagaaagaaagcgaaaataAATAGCATTGTTTTGACACTtttccacatacacacacacacacatacatatggACAGACAGATAAAAGTTGAGGGATTTACATGACACGCACGGAGAGCGATTTTTTGATTgttggctgtttttttgtttcgtgttgtAGTTGCCTCCCTGCGtgttgtgtgtacgtgtgtgtgtgttgtgaaaaTTTGTGCTCTCTGTGCTGCTCCATTCCGAACGACAATGTGCACACGCTCACGCACCTTGCTCGCTCTGCCGTTCGCTCTCGCGCTTAGCTTTCGCTTTACTAGCTCGTTCACACTTTCACGCTCGATACGCAATGAAGTAATAGGCACGTTAAACTTTGCACCCCACCcccaacactcacacacacacacacacacacacacacacacacacacacacacacacacacacacacacacacacacacacacacacacacacacattttcctgGCGACCATCCGACGCCGCCTGTCTACTTGCATGCTTTTCCTCTCCTGCGGCACGGTGCGAAAACAACGTTGTATTTTTTACTGTGCGAATAAGGGAggggcggggagggggggggggattgttGGAAAATGCAGAGCGATTTGCAACAACCTGATCTTCTCGCGCGCctcctttattaaaaaaaaacactaattcGCATTCACAAATTGGACATacatacgcacacgcacacggaaTCACATTCTCTCGCCCTCgggttatttatttatttggaaAACGGTAAGccacgccgccgccgccgctgccccGCTACAGGGCGCTGCTCtttctcacacatacacacatacacgcatgcACGCACGGAACGATTATGGAATGAAAATGGAATCACaaccaacacaacaaaaaaagctaccTTGCCCACTACATACGATTGTAACgcggcacaaacaaacacacacaatccgcacgcacacactggaGAAATAACATGAGCATCAAAGGAAACTTAACCGACTGGTAAGCTGTGTCAATCACGCACGGCACTGGCACAGGGTACACGATGTCACACAGTGGGGCACGCGATAgattaaatttccttttttcccatcGATTTCCGCCTGCTTGCAAAGGTGGGCCCGAACTTGTGGAGCGACGAAACAAcaactctccctctctctctctcttacgcGCGCGCATACACTCTCACACAAGcgggcgcgcacacacgcacacagaggTAGTAACACGCGCGCACTTGACACTTCACGCACGGGAAGtaacgctcacacacacacacacacacacacacacacacacacacacatacacacacatacacatcttGTCGGTACGGAAAGTGAATGGAAGTTTAGTGGCCACTTACGTTGCGCGCCCTCAGCACACACCATCCAGCCGTTACGGTGCGCCAGCGTGATTGCGAGCGCGACAAAATGCGGGGGACTGTGTACCCGGGGCCCGACTGATGCGTCCCGTTGCGGCCTCTGCGGAACGctgcaaacgaaaacaaacctcTCCTCCCCCCGCCGACTGACAAGCAGCGCGTTTTACAGTTTTGACACAGAGGAAGAGCTGTCAAACGTTTGTTTGGGTGGTGGAGGTTTGCAGTTATTTTGCAAGATTGGTATGAAATCGGccaaaaaatagtaataattgAAAAAGAGTTTGTGTTTTCTAACTCCGATAATGTTACTATCAACTCTAGCAtctttgtgtgcgtgtaatTTGGTTGGTAGTTGgccaaaacaaaatcgtaCTCAGCTCCTGTCAACAGCCGACAGCATACTCGGCATCATAACTTTTCTCTCATTCGCAACATAACTTGAACACATACTTGGAGGATGGAATATTTCGGCGTAAAAGCATTTTAACAGCACTTAAAAAAAGTTGAATATCAAACGTACCAGCCTGGGTATACTCCACAACCTAGAACCGGATACATTGCATCCTACCAGCACCTCAGTGGCGCAGAGCACCGCAGAGCATAAGCACAGCATAGCAATGTTGATGTGAACCATTGTTTCCATGGCTGTCAAACAGGTGCGCCACGATGCGCTTGGCGGGAGATACTTTGTTTTAAAATCCTCGTGTGTTTCGTTACAGCTCGACACCACGCTTTTTGGAGCGCTCCCAGCGAACGAGGATGAAGTTGAGCGAGTTCACCTTGTACTGTGACCAATTGGTCCATGCGTCACGCAACTGCGTCGACCGTTGGCGATGGGTGCGGGAGAAGGAGCCGGACTTCCTATGTCTGGAGACAGTACGGCACGTGCGGAGCACCGAATCGAACCCCCAGACCGAGATGCTGGAGGGCATGGCCGAGCTGGACGAGGAAGATGATCCGGGCCTAGCCGCTGTCAGCGGTGGGCAGCCCACCGCCCGGATGCTAGCGTTCGAGTATCACGTGCTGTACTGTGAAAGCTACGAGGTGCCTATACTGCTGTTTAACATATACGAGAAAGGTAAGTAGGACGGCGAACGATCGCCGCTTGCCAGTCATCGAAAATACATCGCCGGCTGATCCCTGTTTTTTTAGGTGGCGCTCGGTTAAACCTGGAGGAAGCATGGGAGGTGCTGCAGATTAGCGGATGCGTACCGCCGGACGAGCGGTACAGTGCGATCACGATGGTGCACCATCCGGTACTGTACCGGCCGTACCTGAAGCTGCATCCTTGCAAAACAGCCGAACTGGTCGGCTCACTGTCCGGCAGCACGAACCCGGTACTGTCCTTCATTACGACCTACGCGCCGTACGTTAATCTGGAGCTGGATGAGCTGGCTCGCGCGTTGCAATCGGATAGTAAAAAAGAAACCGGCGAGTAATGCACCATGTGATCCGCAAGACTGCAACACTGAATGCGGTCGATGCAAGTAGAGTAAGCATGCGatatgtaaaaataaaattaaagctTTGGTTTTGTAATTTTGCCGAGCAAGAGTGTATGACCATAGTTGGGAT from Anopheles coluzzii chromosome X, AcolN3, whole genome shotgun sequence includes:
- the LOC120959752 gene encoding ubiquitin-like-conjugating enzyme ATG10; this encodes MKLSEFTLYCDQLVHASRNCVDRWRWVREKEPDFLCLETVRHVRSTESNPQTEMLEGMAELDEEDDPGLAAVSGGQPTARMLAFEYHVLYCESYEVPILLFNIYEKGGARLNLEEAWEVLQISGCVPPDERYSAITMVHHPVLYRPYLKLHPCKTAELVGSLSGSTNPVLSFITTYAPYVNLELDELARALQSDSKKETGE